One region of Salvelinus sp. IW2-2015 linkage group LG6.1, ASM291031v2, whole genome shotgun sequence genomic DNA includes:
- the LOC111965294 gene encoding LOW QUALITY PROTEIN: inactive serine protease 35-like isoform X1 (The sequence of the model RefSeq protein was modified relative to this genomic sequence to represent the inferred CDS: substituted 1 base at 1 genomic stop codon) yields the protein MKARPICXMXPVXLCLLLSVTSLAVVVAVEAXEATGGDDEYTWPQWKVPLVRNRRTVALSSTGFTAKPQGELNGTCGIECQRRLPDPSLADLEEFLSYETVYENGTRTLTSVSVQVLNEVNAWPAGNSSASSKSRRRREVYGTDTRFSIADKQFSTKYPFSTSVKISTGCSGVLLSPRHVLTAAHCIHDGQDYVSGAQKLRVGVLKEKSRRGKGKRGRGKGKRRKGEDKEEKEERDGGNERKGRKGKDRKSRSRRSAEVEKPSFRWTRVKQTQVPKGWFKGGASDGVAADYDYAVLELKKAQKVKHMDLGLIPSVKKLPAGXIHFSGLDDDRPGNLVYRFCSVXEESKDLLYQXXEAKPGSSGSGVYIRLKEPGKKKWKRKIIGVLSGQQWVDVNGNGAQHDYNVAVRITPLKYAQICYWVHGDSSECRDA from the coding sequence AGCCAGGCCCATCTGTYCAATGGMCCCCGTACKCCTGTGTCTCCTGCTCTCAGTGACGTCGCTGGCCGTGGTGGTGGCTGTGGAAGCCCAMGAGGCCACAGGAGGAGATGATGAGTATACCTGGCCGCAGTGGAAGGTGCCYCTGGTGAGGAACAGGAGGACGGTGGCCCTTAGCAGCACCGGCTTCACGGCCAAACCTCAGGGAGAGCTGAACGGGACCTGTGGGATTGAGTGCCAGCGTCGCCTCCCCGACCCCTCTTTGGCTGACCTGGAGGAGTTCCTGTCCTATGAGACGGTGTACGAGAACGGAACGCGCACCCTGACCTCCGTGTCTGTGCAGGTCCTCAACGAGGTCAACGCTTGGCCTGCTGGGAACTCCTCCGCTTCCTCCAAGTCACGCCGCAGACGGGAGGTCTACGGCACAGACACCCGCTTCAGCATCGCTGACAAGCAGTTCTCCACTAAGTACCCCTTCTCCACCTCCGTCAAGATCTCCACGGGCTGCTCTGGTGTCCTGTTATCCCCCAGACACGTCCTGACGGCCGCCCACTGCATCCACGACGGACAGGACTACGTGAGCGGAGCACAGAAGCTACGCGTGGGCGTCCTCAAGGAGAAATCCCGGcgagggaaagggaagagaggacgGGGTAAAGgcaagaggaggaaaggagaagacaaggaagagaaagaagagagagatggagggaatgagaggaaaggaaggaaagggaaagacagaaagagcCGCAGTCGTCGCAGCGCAGAGGTTGAGAAGCCATCCTTCCGGTGGACCAGAGTGAAGCAGACCCAGGTCCCTAAAGGCTGGTTCAAAGGCGGGGCGTCGGACGGTGTAGCGGCTGACTACGACTATGCCGTGCTGGAGCTGAAGAAGGCCCAGAAGGTCAAGCACATGGACCTAGGCYTRATCCCKTCGGTCAAGAAGCTGCCRGCCGGCKGYATCCACTTCTCAGGCTTRGACGACGACCGGCCCGGCAACTTGGTGTACCGCTTCTGCTCGGTGTRGGAGGAGTCCAAAGACCTGCTGTATCAGTARTGRGARGCCAAGCCCGGCTCCAGCGGCTCRGGGGTCTACATCCGCCTCAAAGAGCCRGGCAAGAAGAAATGGAAGAGGAAGATCATCGGGGTGTTRTCYGGCCARCAGTGGGTGGATGTCAACGGCAATGGGGCGCAGCAYGATTACAATGTGGCGGTGAGGATAACGCCCCTCAAGTATGCCCAGATCTGTTACTGGGTCCATGGGGACTCCAGCGAGTGCCGGGACGCCTGA
- the LOC111965294 gene encoding LOW QUALITY PROTEIN: inactive serine protease 35-like isoform X2 (The sequence of the model RefSeq protein was modified relative to this genomic sequence to represent the inferred CDS: substituted 1 base at 1 genomic stop codon), producing MXPVXLCLLLSVTSLAVVVAVEAXEATGGDDEYTWPQWKVPLVRNRRTVALSSTGFTAKPQGELNGTCGIECQRRLPDPSLADLEEFLSYETVYENGTRTLTSVSVQVLNEVNAWPAGNSSASSKSRRRREVYGTDTRFSIADKQFSTKYPFSTSVKISTGCSGVLLSPRHVLTAAHCIHDGQDYVSGAQKLRVGVLKEKSRRGKGKRGRGKGKRRKGEDKEEKEERDGGNERKGRKGKDRKSRSRRSAEVEKPSFRWTRVKQTQVPKGWFKGGASDGVAADYDYAVLELKKAQKVKHMDLGLIPSVKKLPAGXIHFSGLDDDRPGNLVYRFCSVXEESKDLLYQXXEAKPGSSGSGVYIRLKEPGKKKWKRKIIGVLSGQQWVDVNGNGAQHDYNVAVRITPLKYAQICYWVHGDSSECRDA from the coding sequence ATGGMCCCCGTACKCCTGTGTCTCCTGCTCTCAGTGACGTCGCTGGCCGTGGTGGTGGCTGTGGAAGCCCAMGAGGCCACAGGAGGAGATGATGAGTATACCTGGCCGCAGTGGAAGGTGCCYCTGGTGAGGAACAGGAGGACGGTGGCCCTTAGCAGCACCGGCTTCACGGCCAAACCTCAGGGAGAGCTGAACGGGACCTGTGGGATTGAGTGCCAGCGTCGCCTCCCCGACCCCTCTTTGGCTGACCTGGAGGAGTTCCTGTCCTATGAGACGGTGTACGAGAACGGAACGCGCACCCTGACCTCCGTGTCTGTGCAGGTCCTCAACGAGGTCAACGCTTGGCCTGCTGGGAACTCCTCCGCTTCCTCCAAGTCACGCCGCAGACGGGAGGTCTACGGCACAGACACCCGCTTCAGCATCGCTGACAAGCAGTTCTCCACTAAGTACCCCTTCTCCACCTCCGTCAAGATCTCCACGGGCTGCTCTGGTGTCCTGTTATCCCCCAGACACGTCCTGACGGCCGCCCACTGCATCCACGACGGACAGGACTACGTGAGCGGAGCACAGAAGCTACGCGTGGGCGTCCTCAAGGAGAAATCCCGGcgagggaaagggaagagaggacgGGGTAAAGgcaagaggaggaaaggagaagacaaggaagagaaagaagagagagatggagggaatgagaggaaaggaaggaaagggaaagacagaaagagcCGCAGTCGTCGCAGCGCAGAGGTTGAGAAGCCATCCTTCCGGTGGACCAGAGTGAAGCAGACCCAGGTCCCTAAAGGCTGGTTCAAAGGCGGGGCGTCGGACGGTGTAGCGGCTGACTACGACTATGCCGTGCTGGAGCTGAAGAAGGCCCAGAAGGTCAAGCACATGGACCTAGGCYTRATCCCKTCGGTCAAGAAGCTGCCRGCCGGCKGYATCCACTTCTCAGGCTTRGACGACGACCGGCCCGGCAACTTGGTGTACCGCTTCTGCTCGGTGTRGGAGGAGTCCAAAGACCTGCTGTATCAGTARTGRGARGCCAAGCCCGGCTCCAGCGGCTCRGGGGTCTACATCCGCCTCAAAGAGCCRGGCAAGAAGAAATGGAAGAGGAAGATCATCGGGGTGTTRTCYGGCCARCAGTGGGTGGATGTCAACGGCAATGGGGCGCAGCAYGATTACAATGTGGCGGTGAGGATAACGCCCCTCAAGTATGCCCAGATCTGTTACTGGGTCCATGGGGACTCCAGCGAGTGCCGGGACGCCTGA